A DNA window from Hydra vulgaris chromosome 13, alternate assembly HydraT2T_AEP contains the following coding sequences:
- the LOC136089781 gene encoding uncharacterized protein LOC136089781, which yields MPQSKGHIWKFYEEQKTGETHDDRGISQANGRCKPCGNIYTFNDGSTSGIRKHLLRAHPREFKELEKHKAAHKFFPGEKSPQVLNRSIKKRRLSMPDCLIERKSSQARLSQCFKCKSTDPKQLRGDLEIMKLLARINLLFSFVVARPFKEFIHYLDPKLKIKAATTYSRYKLPLLYDNVKMAEDKVLETDLLESSRMASSIDIWTSRNFDPYHSLSVHYIDKEWTLNKVVVSVSPFSEKHTADTQCQKDRQCKGKVVADLPALGTVSVVVTHDNAANVKAAIPKCTFIDESLLCVDQTLNLAIKYTVDATTTVDHATTRAQRLAEKTHKSHE from the exons ATGCCACAAAGCAAAGGTCATATCTGGAAATTTTATGAGGAGCAAAAAACAGGCGAAACCCATGATGACCGTGGTATAAGCCAGGCCAATGGTCGGTGCAAACCTTGTGGCAATATTTACACATTCAATGATGGTAGCACATCTGGCATACGTAAGCACCTACTTCGTGCCCATCCTCGTGAGTTTAAAGAGCTGGAGAAACATAAAGCCGCCCACAA attttttccaGGCGAAAAATCTCCTCAAGTTCTCAACCGCTCCATTAAGAAAAGACGACTTTCCATGCCAGATTGTCTTATTGAGCGCAAGTCAAGCCAGGCAAGACTGAGTCAGTGTTTCAAGTGCAAATCTACAGATCCAAAGCAACTTCGAGGTGACTTGGAAATTATGAAACTTCTGGCTAGGATAAATCTTCTATTCAGCTTTGTTGTGGCAAGACCTTTCAAGGAGTTTATACACTACTTAGATCCAAAGCTGAAAATCAAGGCTGCCACAACTTATTCTAGGTACAAGCTGCCTTTGTTGTATGACAATGTCAAGATGGCTGAGGATAAAGTTTTGGAAACTGATCTACTGGAAAGTTCACGAATGGCTTCAAGCATTGACATTTGGACTTCAAGGAACTTTGATCCATACCACTCATTGTCTGTTCATTACATTGACAAGGAGTGGACACTGAACAAGGTTGTTGTTTCTGTCAGTCCGTTCAGTGAGAAGCACACAGCAGACACACAATGCCAAAAAGATCGACAA TGCAAAggaaa gGTTGTTGCCGATCTACCTGCATTAGGAACTGTTTCAGTTGTCGTAACTCATGACAATGCTGCCAATGTCAAAGCTGCAATTCCAAAATGCACCTTTATTGACGAATCTTTGCTTTGTGTAGACCAGACCTTGAATTTGGCCATCAAGTACACTGTCGATGCCACCACGACAGTAGACCATGCAACCACTCGTGCCCAAAGGCTAGCAGAAAAGACGCACAAGAGTCACGAATGA